The proteins below are encoded in one region of Podarcis raffonei isolate rPodRaf1 chromosome 6, rPodRaf1.pri, whole genome shotgun sequence:
- the ZNF831 gene encoding zinc finger protein 831 isoform X5, protein MEAQRLPCPPASLKDQPVQLSCLQAVPAASNLSLSPVVLQPEQGVSQTIYLKALTIPLYQPTQAECHHPKNRLPTGRTSINLDSTNMPLIVSPVLHSEGTDQLQAVIQKQPRTINIISGLSVLPQNPSPCMPLGSPGKSKSAGKYLCKHCGRDCLKPSVLEKHMRSHTGERPFPCTTCGIAFKTQSNLYKHRRSQTHVNNARQPSESDNSSTLEENEKVSESVGALQTTKANDRNSDQPRTVIKQAISESTDVLTREKHLPDASLPAVNALFLGSENQWMTMDNYHGGLNQNALEKETMKDPLNSLQRRKIQEQRSPTVSKHSQLQRQQATYSEKLWDSRSPDYKLKKCESTDSGYLSRSDSVEQQMLSPSPLHSLCEHSIESESDTAISNLRYTAGNSSKVDLAEKAPGALTFEKKKLEEHISKLISQNKAVVDDTQLDNVRPRKTVLSKQGSIDLPMPYTYKDSFHFDIRPVDINRKKNLSLFSAKSIFTPVEKSKPLFFHSVPTQFSTTIDCVPVTRSNSLPFVESTRRVQDQIDSSKLTSFARMSPNTSFSGLLHSNNFAASTAGFSNSHPRALVRQVAVDDLLLSNVIESSSSSEEMKGAKKPGAGGEGANTKSKKPSQRKFKMFSQEKWQVYGDETFKKIYQKMKSSQMTKKPKENKKDNSSIHLDAKETTSQEGVTLPREGRSNTMAAISAKLNTEELKGHSISSPILQCVSLQESSRSFAESMETSSTVSDCEHSDMTKTLLEHRCKELGVSEEESNSNTQFQPLSSSCELKFPLQQATDQETVTSLNTASLHNTGSEETITQEEFIKLLPPLHDDILTCKGEDTGGKESFQLKQGGLPPHQCDSSEPVQALQKLPSERKKLKVDKLKSKENTKLKASIGHSSSEERAVKPLDHYKLLNMVAPVSVSHSVKGEKQTGTVGANASGGNMEYEEAVKYPIMVSNNKVTNLTDKASVPAFSFSEQLKAGIKKEHTCNSSALQKLTENPSPMITGTEMSYQSGDTAPPHTHHIAVDQGPPNLKKNEFLPKYILKCAQEANSTDMPLILAGVSKEMPCISLACTSTDTSSLASNNRSVGTSSTDVFLCPLQLELSHPNRTKELKGEVHTTLKSLVVCSPAILETTSIATRLDRRCHLQNVRQKEKMKDEGKGANNRDHLGDQKLPQEGDGRVIVCTSQMPGGKICFTSMYRGGFLISSDMTGQSPALQLIHSGNSSVLSVSSLVERAVFCGNTDTKITEWQSAVNPFPGFQDLPSCSVDSSKCLCHSSDTLYCHVLCTQQKEVCTLSQLSAVSRAGNLKVPSLNISFPTLNAEPQLTWCCLSRNLPLPVEQMEKKYSAYSSLHTCKNESMVSKCSLSFCQMKSLKKAASQGLTTGTPKAPVTCFSQKQQIEKQCFTTTGFDVLLKDIPEAEGAKEKLNKVRGLATSKGKRSRKRKKMKISQKRYKGSYGHRHILLKTNRLGKQRWPANRPLETPKRRPNSHTSDSHEPFGKWSCLPTASQGNDQNLQQESSYAPTDKAASSVKKNQMKEEVPGSANEHSRGSLSLQMMPAVPDVSKATYSFTLATDAVVEKANTFDVNTLGIFKEEPQPDVISDDCWPSIEHCNFELIVSGKSHSHSIMDSKVISPVFVGSNADCDNVESKHQNFTDLERSVHVTGRKEKPTGGDLYPSLKEQLAPTFQTPCPALFGSNLLTGTSFSSNPLHTSGLVQETNSSPGHCSCTDKNIHFTKPGNDQGKLSKPGFPPFKNPSTFIASSGTLSKPYKKQSLEVMSKQAHVEYDDISSSDDEDRLIIEI, encoded by the exons ATGGAGGCGCAGAGACTTCCTTGTCCTCCGGCGTCACTAAAAGATCAGCCAGTTCAGCTCTCTTGCCTTCAAGCAGTGCCAGCAGCATCAAATCTCTCACTGAGTCCGGTGGTCCTTCAGCCAGAACAAGGTGTCTCCCAGACTATATATCTGAAAGCCCTTACCATACCACTTTATCAACCTACCCAGGCAGAATGTCATCATCCAAAGAACAGACTGCCCACAGGCCGAACTAGTATCAACTTAGACAGCACTAATATGCCTTTAATCGTAAGCCCGGTTTTACATTCAGAGGGGACAGATCAACTTCAGGCAGTCATTCAGAAGCAACCTAGGACAATAAATATAATTAGTGGTTTATCGGTTTTGCCACAAAATCCTTCTCCATGCATGCCACTTGGAAGCCCAGGGAAATCCAAAAGTGCTGGGAAGTACCTCTGTAAACATTGTGGCCGTGATTGCCTAAAACCAAGTGTTCTTGAGAAACACATGCGCTCACATACAGGTGAGAGACCTTTTCCGTGTACTACGTGTGGCATTGCATTTAAAACTCAAAGCAATCTGTATAAACATAGGAGATCCCAAACACATGTAAACAATGCCAGGCAGCCCTCAGAATCTGACAACAGTAGTACATTAGAAGAGAATGAGAAGGTGTCTGAAAGTGTTGGAGCTCTCCAGACAACAAAAGCCAATGATAGAAACTCTGACCAGCCAAGGACAGTGATTAAACAAGCCATTTCGGAGTCCACAGATGTGTTAACTAGGGAGAAGCACCTTCCTGATGCTTCTTTGCCAGCAGTGAATGCTTTATTCCTTGGATCTGAAAACCAGTGGATGACAATGGACAACTATCATGGAGGGCTAAATCAGAATGCCCTTGAGAAAGAGACCATGAAAGATCCATTGAATTCGCTCCAGAGAAGAAAGATCCAGGAGCAAAGGTCTCCAACTGTCAGTAAGCACAGTCAGCTACAGAGGCAGCAAGCCACATACTCGGAGAAGCTATGGGACAGCAGATCTCCAGACTACAAGCTGAAGAAATGTGAAAGCACTGACTCAGGATACCTGTCACGCTCTGATAGTGTGGAACAGCAGATGCTGTCTCCCAGCCCTCTGCACAGTCTTTGTGAGCACAGCATAGAGTCAGAAAGTGATACAGCCATTAGCAACCTCAGGTACACAGCAGGAAATAGCTCAAAAGTAGATTTGGCTGAGAAAGCACCAGGAGCCTTAACATTTGAGAAAAAGAAATTGGAGGAGCATATCTCAAAGCTAATATCTCAAAATAAAGCTGTGGTGGATGACACCCAACTGGACAATGTTAGACCCAGGAAAACAGTCCTGTCCAAGCAGGGTAGCATTGACTTGCCGATGCCTTATACGTATAAAGACTCATTCCATTTTGACATACGGCCTGTTGACATAAACAGAAAAAAGAACCTTTCTCTGTTCTCAGCCAAGTCTATATTCACACCTGTGGAAAAATCAAAGCCATTGTTTTTTCACTCGGTCCCCACTCAGTTCTCTACGACAATTGATTGCGTTCCTGTTACCAGAAGTAACTCTTTGCCTTTTGTTGAGAGTACTAGGAGGGTACAGGATCAAATAGATAGTTCAAAATTAACTTCTTTCGCTAGAATGTCCCCAAACACAAGTTTTTCTGGTTTATTGCATAGCAACAACTTTGCTGCAAGTACAGCAGGCTTTTCTAACAGCCACCCCCGAGCGCTTGTCAGGCAGGTGGCAGTAGATGACTTACTGCTAAGTAACGTGATTGAATCTTCATCTTCTTCGGAAGAGATGAAAGGCGCTAAAAAGCCTGGAGCTGGGGGGGAAGGAGCAAACACAAAGTCTAAGAAACCCAGtcaaagaaaatttaaaatgttCTCTCAGGAAAAATGGCAGGTTTATGGGGATGAGACATTTAAGAAAATCTAccagaaaatgaaaagcagtCAAATGACCAAGAaaccaaaggaaaataagaaagataATTCAAGCATCCATTTGGATGCCAAGGAAACAACTAGTCAGGAGGGAGTTACTCTGCCAAGAGAAGGCAGAAGCAACACAATGGCAGCCATTTCTGCAAAACTGAATACTGAAGAATTGAAAGGCCATTCTATCAGTAGTCCTATATTGCAATGTGTTTCCTTACAGGAGAGTTCAAGGAGCTTTGCAGAATCAATGGAAACATCAAGTACTGTCAGTGATTGTGAACACAGTGATATGACTAAAACACTTCTGGAACACAGATGCAAAGAATTGGGTGTTTCAGAGGAAGAATCAAACAGCAACACTCAGTTCCAGCCTTTAAGTTCCAGTTGTGAACTGAAGTTCCCACTTCAGCAAGCCACAGATCAAGAGACTGTTACCTCATTAAACACTGCTAGCTTGCATAATACTGGCTCAGAGGAGACAATTACACAAGAAGAATTTATTAAACTTTTGCCCCCATTACATGATGATATTTTGACCTGCAAAGGAGAAGATACTGGTGGAAAAGAAAGCTTTCAACTTAAGCAGGGGGGCTTACCACCACACCAGTGCGACAGCAGTGAGCCAGTGCAGGCACTTCAAAAGTTACCCTCGGAGAGAAAAAAGTTAAAAGTGGATAAACTGAAGAGCAAAGAAAATACAAAACTAAAAGCCAGTATTGGTCACAGCAGCTCAGAAGAGAGAGCTGTGAAACCACTAGACCATTACAAACTTCTTAATATGGTTGCTCCAGTATCAGTAAGTCACTCAGTTAAAGGAGaaaagcagacaggaacagtaGGAGCAAATGCATCAGGTGGCAACATGGAATATGAGGAAGCAGTCAAATATCCCATAATGGTTTCTAATAATAAGGTTACTAATCTCACTGATAAAGCAAGTGTACCAGCATTTTCATTTTCTGAGCAACTCAAGGCTGGGATAAAAAAGGAGCACACCTGCAATTCATCTGCTTTACAAAAACTGACAGAAAACCCAAGTCCGATGATAACGGGGACAGAAATGTCATATCAGAGTGGAGATACGGCACCACCCCACACACATCATATAGCAGTTGATCAAGGACCTCCAAATCTAAAGAAAAATGAATTTCTCCCAAAGTATATCCTAAAATGTGCACAAGAAGCGAATAGTACAGACATGCCATTAATTCTAGCAGGAGTGTCAAAGGAAATGCCCTGTATTTCACTGGCCTGCACGTCAACTGACACCTCTTCCCTTGCCAGTAACAATAGATCAGTTGGAACCAGCTCCACAGATGTATTTTTGTGCCCTTTGCAATTGGAACTGAGTCATCCGAACAGAACAAAAGAGCTAAAAGGGGAAGTACATACAACGCTGAAGTCTCTGGTAGTTTGCTCACCAGCTATCCTAGAAACCACCAGCATCGCAACCAGGTTAGACAGAAGATGCCATCTTCAGAATGTCAGGCAGAAGGAGAAGATGAAAGATGAGGGGAAAGGAGCTAATAACAGAGACCATTTAGGTGATCAAAAGCTACCACAGGAAGGGGATGGACGTGTGATTGTTTGTACATCACAGATGCCAGGGGGGAAAATATGCTTTACATCTATGTATAGAGGAGGGTTTCTTATATCTTCGGACATGACAGGGCAGAGTCCCGCCCTTCAGTTAATACACTCAGGGAACAGTTCAGTTCTATCTGTGTCTTCATTGGTGGAAAGGGCAGTTTTTTGTGGAAACACAGACACAAAAATCACAGAATGGCAGTCGGCTGTTAACCCTTTTCCAGGATTTCAAGATCTGCCCAGCTGTTCGGTCGATAGTTCCAAATGCCTTTGCCATTCCTCGGACACGCTTTATTGCCATGTGCTCTGCACCCAACAAAAGGAAGTCTGCACTCTGTCCCAATTAAGTGCAGTTTCTCGTGCGGGAAACTTGAAAGTTCCGAGCTTGAATATATCCTTCCCAACTCTAAATGCGGAGCCTCAGCTAACGTGGTGCTGCTTATCTAGAAACCTCCCTCTTCCTGTTGAGCAGATGGAGAAGAAATATTCTGCTTATTCTTCCCTGCATACCTGCAAAAATGAAAGCATGGTGTCAAAATGTAGTCTTTCCTTTTGCCAAATGAAAAGTCTCAAGAAGGCTGCTAGCCAAGGCTTGACGACTGGGACCCCCAAAGCACCAGTCACTTGCTTTTCACAGAAGCAGCAGATAGAGAAG CAGTGCTTTACAACAACTGGATTTGATGTGCTGTTAAAAGACATTCCAGAGGCAGAAGGGGCAAAAGAAAAGCTTAACAAAGTGAGAGGACTCGCAACCAGTAAAGGAAAGAGAAGccgtaaaaggaaaaaaatgaagatcagtCAAAAACG ATATAAGGGGAGTTATGGACATAGACACATTCTGCTGAAAACCAACAGACTGGGCAAGCAACGCTGGCCAGCAAACAGGCCCCTGGAGACCCCCAAAAGGCGTCCCAATTCCCACACATCTGACAGCCATGAACCTTTTGGGAAATGGTCCTGTCTTCCAACAGCCTCTCAAG GGAATGACCAAAATCTACAGCAGGAATCATCTTATGCCCCAACTGACAAAGCTGCTTCCTCTGTGAAAAAGAACCAGATGAAAGAA GAAGTTCCTGGGTCTGCTAATGAACACTCCAGGGGCAGTCTCTCTCTTCAGATGATGCCTGCAGTTCCAGATGTTTCAAAAGCAACGTATTCTTTTACACTGGCCACTGATGCAGTAGTGGAAAAAGCAAACACCTTTGATGTCAACACCTTAGGAATATTTAAGGAAGAACCACAGCCCGATGTTATTTCTGACGATTGTTGGCCTTCCATTGAGCATTGCAACTTTGAACTGATAGTTTCAGGCAAGAGCCATTCACACAGCATTATGGATTCAAAGGTTATTAGTCCTGTATTTGTGGGATCAAATGCAGACTGTGATAATGTAGAATCAAAGCATCAAAATTTTACCGACTTGGAGCGCTCTGTCCATGtcacaggaagaaaagaaaaacccacaggTGGGGATTTATATCCATCTCTAAAAGAGCAGCTTGCCCCCACCTTCCAAACTCCATGTCCTGCTTTGTTCGGATCAAATTTGCTtactggtacatcattttcaaGTAATCCTTTACATACTTCAGGGCTTGTGCAGGAGACCAATAGCTCTCCTGGCCACTGTAGTTGTACAGACAAGAACATCCACTTTACAAAACCAGGCAATGATCAAGGAAAGCTTTCTAAACCTGGATTTCCTCCTTTCAAAAACCCCTCTACTTTCATAGCTAGCTCTGGAACACTATCCAAACCCTACAAAAAACAAAGCTTAGAAGTGATGAGCAAACAAGCTCACGTGGAATATGACGACATAAGCAGCAGTGATGATGAAGACAGGCTGATTATAGAAATATAG